A single genomic interval of halophilic archaeon DL31 harbors:
- a CDS encoding protein of unknown function DUF1458 (PFAM: Dodecin flavoprotein~KEGG: hla:Hlac_2497 protein of unknown function DUF1458), which yields MVHKKITLIGSSDESFDDATDDAIERAEGTLSNVKWVEVQEFGVELAGGQREYQAEVEVAFELEG from the coding sequence ATGGTTCACAAGAAGATCACGCTGATCGGATCGAGCGACGAAAGTTTCGATGACGCAACTGACGACGCCATCGAGCGCGCGGAGGGGACGCTGAGCAACGTGAAGTGGGTCGAAGTCCAGGAGTTCGGGGTAGAGCTCGCCGGCGGACAACGCGAGTATCAGGCCGAAGTCGAGGTCGCGTTCGAACTCGAAGGCTGA
- a CDS encoding Amidase (PFAM: Amidase~KEGG: nph:NP1456A aspartyl/glutamyl-tRNA amidotransferase subunit A), whose protein sequence is MDNTDPQPSDRVDEYLDRIRALPEDSVAGAFPPAEPHSRRDPHDAFAATFFADTPRDGPLADLSLAVKENIAVGGVQSTCGTDCFSWTPARDAVVVERLRAAGGAVVGTTDMDPFAFGTTGEWSARGAPENPAAAGHVPGGSSSGSAAAVAGRDVDAALGTDTAGSVRIPAAFCGVVGFKPTYGLVPAEGVVDLSPSNDHVGVLGREVKTTALVFEAVAGRELTRPETLAGPTRLSFTADIERPPPRLRVGIPEEFMAVADQAVEARIEQALTTCLTELDAETTDVSFPEAEAAVTANDAQTLIEFADLLERGQPLGTGRDAGMRAALRRANGRLDELPERVASGIRTGRGLLESAPDAYGLTWDARRRAIRRQQALFAEVDVLAMPTTPMPAPEIGAVPGDGGPAVLDTVHNTAPFNTTGAPAVTVPCGEVGGRPVGLQLVAPAGADGFLLRVAESVERALADR, encoded by the coding sequence ATGGATAACACCGACCCGCAGCCAAGCGACCGGGTCGACGAGTACCTCGACCGCATCCGTGCGCTCCCCGAGGACAGCGTCGCCGGGGCGTTCCCGCCAGCTGAACCCCACAGTCGGCGGGACCCACACGACGCGTTTGCAGCGACGTTCTTCGCTGATACGCCCCGCGACGGGCCGCTCGCGGACCTCTCGCTCGCGGTGAAGGAAAATATCGCTGTCGGCGGCGTGCAGAGCACCTGCGGCACGGACTGTTTCTCGTGGACGCCTGCGCGTGATGCCGTCGTCGTCGAGCGCCTTCGGGCAGCCGGCGGGGCTGTCGTCGGCACCACGGATATGGACCCCTTCGCGTTCGGGACGACTGGCGAGTGGAGTGCGCGAGGCGCCCCTGAGAACCCGGCTGCTGCGGGCCACGTTCCCGGCGGCTCCTCTTCGGGGAGCGCCGCGGCCGTCGCGGGCAGGGACGTGGACGCGGCGCTCGGGACCGATACCGCCGGCAGCGTTCGCATCCCGGCTGCGTTCTGCGGGGTCGTCGGCTTCAAGCCGACCTACGGCCTTGTTCCTGCGGAGGGAGTCGTCGACCTTTCGCCGTCGAACGATCACGTCGGAGTGCTCGGGCGGGAGGTGAAGACGACCGCGCTGGTCTTCGAAGCCGTCGCCGGCCGCGAACTGACTCGACCCGAGACACTGGCCGGCCCGACCCGGCTCTCGTTTACTGCGGATATCGAGCGACCCCCGCCGCGGCTCCGAGTGGGCATTCCCGAGGAGTTCATGGCCGTCGCTGACCAGGCCGTCGAGGCGCGGATCGAGCAGGCGCTCACGACCTGTCTCACCGAACTCGACGCCGAGACGACCGATGTCTCGTTCCCGGAGGCGGAGGCGGCAGTGACCGCCAACGACGCCCAGACGCTGATAGAGTTCGCCGACCTGCTCGAGCGCGGACAGCCCCTCGGCACCGGCCGCGATGCAGGGATGCGTGCGGCGCTCCGGCGGGCGAACGGGCGTCTCGACGAACTCCCAGAGCGAGTGGCGTCTGGCATCCGAACGGGTCGTGGCTTGCTCGAGTCCGCCCCGGACGCCTACGGCCTGACGTGGGATGCTCGCCGGCGGGCTATCCGTCGCCAGCAGGCGCTGTTCGCCGAGGTGGACGTGCTTGCGATGCCGACGACACCGATGCCAGCACCCGAGATTGGTGCCGTTCCGGGGGATGGCGGACCGGCAGTACTCGACACGGTTCACAACACCGCGCCGTTCAACACGACGGGGGCGCCAGCGGTGACGGTCCCCTGTGGCGAGGTCGGCGGTCGTCCGGTCGGCCTCCAGTTGGTCGCGCCCGCTGGCGCCGACGGCTTCCTCTTGCGGGTCGCCGAGTCCGTCGAGCGTGCGCTCGCGGACCGGTAG
- a CDS encoding CrcB-like protein (KEGG: hje:HacjB3_07755 hypothetical protein~HAMAP: CrcB-like protein~PFAM: Camphor resistance CrcB protein): protein MSDLTPGRLALVAVGGVVGALARWLVALAVPGLGGTLVANVTGAFALGALLAVAAEGYLPPRLVAFAATGALSSYTTYSTFAVDSALAGSPALVAGNVLANYGLGFAAAFAGRLFARRAVGGGE, encoded by the coding sequence GTGTCCGACCTCACCCCCGGCCGACTCGCACTCGTCGCTGTCGGTGGGGTCGTCGGGGCCCTCGCACGCTGGCTGGTCGCGCTGGCGGTCCCGGGCCTCGGCGGCACGCTGGTCGCCAACGTCACCGGCGCGTTCGCCCTCGGCGCGCTGCTGGCCGTCGCTGCAGAGGGGTATCTCCCGCCCCGGCTGGTGGCGTTCGCCGCGACGGGTGCGCTCTCCTCCTACACCACCTACTCCACCTTCGCTGTCGACTCCGCGCTGGCTGGGAGCCCAGCACTCGTCGCCGGAAACGTGCTCGCGAACTACGGACTCGGCTTCGCCGCGGCGTTCGCCGGTCGGCTGTTCGCCCGCCGCGCAGTCGGAGGTGGCGAATGA
- a CDS encoding Ribosomal protein L11 (KEGG: hsl:OE2603R 50S ribosomal protein L11P~PFAM: Ribosomal protein L11, C-terminal; Ribosomal protein L11, N-terminal~SMART: Ribosomal protein L11): MAGTIEVLVAGGEADPGPPLGPELGPTPVDVQAVVQQINEETAAFDGMEVPVTIEYDDDGSFSIEVGVPPTSELIKDEAGFDSGSGEPHENFVADITVEQLKKIAEQKSSDLLAYDVRNAAKEVAGTCVTLGVTIEGEDARTFKARIDGGDYDDVFADEAAAA, encoded by the coding sequence ATGGCCGGAACTATCGAAGTGCTCGTCGCCGGCGGTGAGGCCGATCCTGGCCCGCCCCTGGGTCCCGAGCTTGGTCCGACGCCCGTTGACGTGCAGGCGGTCGTCCAGCAGATCAACGAAGAGACCGCAGCGTTCGACGGAATGGAGGTTCCCGTCACCATCGAATACGATGACGACGGCTCGTTCTCCATCGAGGTGGGTGTTCCCCCGACGTCGGAGCTCATCAAGGACGAGGCCGGGTTCGACAGCGGTTCGGGCGAACCCCACGAGAACTTCGTCGCCGACATCACCGTCGAACAGCTGAAGAAAATTGCTGAGCAGAAGTCCTCTGACCTGCTCGCCTACGACGTGCGCAACGCGGCCAAAGAAGTCGCGGGCACCTGCGTCACGCTCGGTGTCACCATCGAGGGTGAGGACGCCCGGACGTTCAAAGCGCGCATCGACGGCGGCGACTACGACGACGTCTTCGCCGACGAAGCGGCGGCCGCGTAG
- a CDS encoding hypothetical protein (KEGG: hla:Hlac_2496 hypothetical protein) encodes MAHTIPPSKEARSVFERLGYAVSGDGPEFVAERKWRSVRVQTLCSEDARRANRLTEEDTGMQCLVTWMECVEELQDRLLERAPEGEWAIIGVDGDGNHEVHCAV; translated from the coding sequence ATGGCGCACACCATTCCACCGAGCAAGGAGGCACGTAGCGTCTTCGAACGCCTTGGCTACGCAGTGTCCGGCGACGGTCCCGAGTTCGTAGCCGAGCGGAAGTGGCGGTCCGTCCGCGTCCAAACACTCTGTTCGGAGGACGCACGGCGGGCCAACAGGCTCACAGAGGAGGATACCGGGATGCAGTGTCTCGTCACGTGGATGGAGTGTGTAGAGGAGTTGCAGGACCGGCTGCTCGAACGGGCGCCAGAGGGCGAGTGGGCCATCATCGGCGTCGACGGTGACGGCAACCACGAGGTCCACTGCGCTGTCTAA
- a CDS encoding Elongation factor 1-beta (TIGRFAM: Translation elongation factor EF1B, beta chain, archaeal~HAMAP: Translation elongation factor EF1B, beta chain, archaeal~KEGG: hla:Hlac_2341 elongation factor 1-beta~PFAM: Translation elongation factor EF1B, beta/delta subunit, guanine nucleotide exchange), with translation MGDVAAKLKVMPQSPEIDLDELEERLATALPEGAEIRGFQRDDVAFGLVALLPTVVVPDDAGGTEAVEEAFSEVEGVESIAVESVGRL, from the coding sequence ATGGGTGACGTCGCCGCGAAGCTGAAGGTGATGCCCCAGAGCCCAGAAATCGACCTGGACGAGCTCGAGGAGCGTCTCGCGACCGCCCTCCCCGAGGGCGCCGAGATCCGCGGCTTCCAGCGCGACGACGTCGCGTTCGGACTTGTTGCGCTCCTCCCGACTGTCGTCGTCCCCGACGACGCCGGCGGCACCGAGGCCGTCGAGGAGGCGTTCAGCGAGGTCGAGGGCGTCGAGAGTATCGCCGTCGAGTCCGTCGGCCGCCTCTAA
- a CDS encoding 5'-Nucleotidase domain-containing protein (PFAM: 5'-Nucleotidase, C-terminal; Metallophosphoesterase~KEGG: hbo:Hbor_11400 5'-nucleotidase/2',3'-cyclic phosphodiesterase-like hydrolase) has protein sequence MVRLLHYSDIENIYDDAERAGRFAGRLAELDGDDALVVGTGDNTAPGVVSLAARGRQALDLVSVVGTTADTFGNHDFDYGPDETRALVEASENTWVSANVRDEDGGPFAAAEGAVPWTIAEADGERVGFFGLTDPATDSINPQAAPITLTDPYEAAEQAVADLRAEGVDYVVALSHLGGGDDELARRVDVDAVLGGHVHSIRTEFVGDTLCTRPGVNGHNFIEITLEGDEASTRVVDPSEGPVHEELREALQRRREAAGLTEVVATAAEPFERTEETTFGGESRIGNFVADAYRAAGDADVGLQNGGGIREGHPLHGEVTLADLVSVLPFEEPVVVVELTGEELRRALSEADGERLDFGEPHWWHAHLSGAELVWDDEANEIVEATVGGEPIDPDRRYRVATAEYLLHSDHEFPTIEERHRAGELGIQHDVLAAHARDGGLEVAVEGRIEFVRRGADQQDAPAE, from the coding sequence ATGGTTCGGCTGCTTCACTACTCCGATATCGAGAACATCTACGACGACGCCGAGCGTGCAGGGCGGTTCGCTGGCCGGCTCGCGGAACTCGACGGCGACGACGCGCTGGTGGTCGGCACTGGCGACAACACGGCGCCGGGCGTGGTCTCGTTGGCCGCGCGGGGCCGTCAGGCGCTCGACCTCGTCTCCGTCGTCGGTACGACCGCCGACACCTTCGGCAACCACGACTTCGACTACGGTCCGGACGAAACGCGGGCGTTGGTCGAAGCGAGCGAGAACACGTGGGTGAGTGCCAACGTCCGCGACGAGGATGGCGGCCCGTTCGCCGCCGCCGAGGGCGCGGTTCCGTGGACGATTGCAGAGGCCGACGGCGAACGCGTCGGATTCTTCGGTCTCACCGACCCTGCGACTGACTCAATCAATCCCCAAGCCGCCCCAATCACGCTCACAGACCCCTACGAGGCGGCCGAGCAGGCCGTTGCCGACCTCCGGGCGGAGGGCGTCGACTACGTGGTCGCACTCTCCCATCTCGGCGGCGGTGACGACGAACTCGCCCGCCGGGTCGACGTGGACGCCGTTCTCGGGGGGCACGTCCACAGCATTCGCACCGAGTTCGTCGGGGACACACTCTGTACCCGGCCGGGTGTGAACGGTCACAATTTCATCGAAATCACACTCGAAGGCGACGAGGCCAGCACGCGCGTCGTCGACCCCAGCGAGGGGCCAGTCCATGAGGAACTGCGCGAGGCACTGCAGCGCCGACGAGAAGCGGCCGGCCTGACAGAAGTCGTTGCCACGGCAGCGGAGCCGTTCGAACGCACCGAGGAGACGACGTTCGGGGGCGAGTCTCGCATCGGGAACTTCGTCGCGGACGCCTATCGCGCCGCAGGCGACGCCGACGTGGGGCTACAGAACGGTGGCGGCATCCGCGAGGGCCACCCGCTCCACGGCGAGGTGACGCTCGCGGACCTCGTGAGTGTCCTCCCCTTCGAGGAGCCAGTCGTGGTCGTCGAGCTGACTGGTGAGGAGCTGCGCCGGGCGCTCTCGGAGGCCGACGGCGAGCGACTGGACTTCGGCGAACCACACTGGTGGCACGCCCACCTCAGCGGCGCGGAACTGGTCTGGGACGACGAAGCTAACGAGATCGTCGAGGCGACTGTTGGGGGCGAGCCAATCGACCCGGACCGCCGCTACCGGGTCGCGACGGCCGAGTACCTCCTGCACTCCGACCACGAGTTCCCGACAATCGAGGAGCGCCACCGCGCAGGCGAGTTGGGTATTCAGCACGACGTGCTGGCTGCGCACGCTCGGGACGGTGGCCTGGAGGTCGCTGTCGAAGGCCGAATCGAGTTCGTCCGCCGCGGCGCCGACCAGCAGGACGCGCCGGCCGAATAG
- a CDS encoding protein of unknown function DUF112 transmembrane (PFAM: Protein of unknown function DUF112, transmembrane~KEGG: hla:Hlac_2339 protein of unknown function DUF112 transmembrane) yields MVTAGPSVPIPLAASGGLGIPLGPPAEAGLLLPVALATLLGCGLGTCSGLVPGLHANNFALFLAAAAPRVAVDPLVLGAVMLAAGVVHTFLDVVPSLALGVPDGAMAASALPGHRLVLRGRGREALRLSALGSGAAVVLAVPLAFPVTWVMTRLAPLLTTWFPLVAAGVLGLLLATESSHRARLAALVVFALATALGAAVLPLSLSGPLAGGVLAPLLGGLFGAPVLLDALDGGGVPAQADAALAIPPVDLGLSGLAGGLSGAAVGYLPGVSAGVAATLSLPAVPARSDLRGYVVATSGANTSTAVFALFALVALDSPRTGVLVAVDDAGVPLVLPVLLSVVVTASAVGFVLVGLLGDAAFRVVTRLDQRRLALGVLGLLVVLSALFAGLAGVAVFAIATLVGLVAPLLGARRVYLMGVLLGPLALGVV; encoded by the coding sequence ATGGTCACCGCTGGTCCCTCCGTTCCGATTCCGCTCGCCGCCAGCGGTGGCCTCGGCATTCCGCTCGGTCCGCCTGCGGAGGCGGGATTGTTGCTCCCCGTCGCGCTCGCGACGCTACTGGGCTGTGGACTCGGGACCTGCTCGGGGCTGGTTCCGGGCCTCCATGCCAACAATTTCGCACTATTCTTGGCGGCTGCCGCGCCGCGGGTCGCCGTCGACCCGCTGGTGCTGGGCGCCGTGATGCTGGCCGCTGGGGTAGTCCACACCTTTCTGGATGTCGTCCCGTCGCTTGCGCTCGGGGTTCCTGACGGTGCGATGGCGGCGAGTGCATTACCAGGCCACCGGCTCGTTCTGCGCGGTCGAGGTCGAGAGGCGCTGCGGCTCTCCGCCCTGGGCTCGGGGGCCGCCGTCGTGCTGGCGGTTCCCTTGGCGTTCCCCGTGACGTGGGTGATGACTCGGCTGGCCCCGTTGCTCACGACGTGGTTTCCGCTGGTCGCTGCGGGGGTACTCGGGCTTTTGCTCGCGACGGAGTCCTCCCACCGCGCCCGCCTCGCGGCGCTCGTGGTTTTCGCCCTCGCGACGGCGCTCGGCGCGGCGGTGCTCCCGCTCTCGCTTTCGGGACCGCTCGCGGGTGGCGTCCTCGCACCGCTGCTCGGAGGACTGTTCGGCGCACCCGTGCTGCTAGACGCTCTCGACGGTGGCGGCGTGCCAGCGCAAGCCGACGCAGCACTCGCGATCCCACCGGTCGACCTCGGCCTCTCCGGGCTTGCAGGTGGGCTCTCTGGTGCGGCGGTCGGCTATCTCCCGGGGGTTTCTGCGGGTGTCGCCGCCACGCTCTCGCTGCCGGCCGTTCCTGCGCGGAGCGACCTGCGGGGCTACGTCGTCGCCACCAGCGGTGCCAACACGAGCACGGCGGTGTTCGCGCTGTTCGCGCTGGTGGCACTCGACTCGCCGCGGACGGGTGTGCTCGTAGCCGTCGACGACGCCGGCGTCCCGCTCGTGCTGCCAGTACTGCTTTCGGTCGTCGTCACCGCCAGTGCCGTCGGATTCGTGCTAGTCGGCCTGTTGGGTGATGCGGCGTTCCGGGTAGTCACGCGATTGGACCAGCGTCGCCTCGCGCTTGGGGTGTTGGGTTTGCTCGTAGTGCTGTCGGCACTGTTCGCGGGGCTCGCTGGGGTGGCCGTGTTCGCAATCGCGACGCTCGTCGGATTGGTCGCGCCACTGCTCGGGGCACGGCGGGTCTACCTCATGGGGGTGTTACTCGGCCCGTTGGCCCTGGGCGTGGTCTGA
- a CDS encoding CrcB-like protein (TIGRFAM: Camphor resistance CrcB protein~HAMAP: CrcB-like protein~KEGG: hsl:OE3703R chromosome condensation/camphor resistance protein CrcB~PFAM: Camphor resistance CrcB protein), whose protein sequence is MTPSALLVGLGGAFGAVARFTVGELLDAHPLTRDIPASTLAVNVLGTFLLGLLTFNGAGDETMLLVGTGACGAFTTFSSFSVQTVERWEAGRRALAVGYALGTLAAAGGALGVAWLLVG, encoded by the coding sequence ATGACTCCCAGCGCGCTGCTCGTCGGCCTCGGCGGCGCATTCGGCGCCGTCGCCCGGTTCACCGTCGGCGAACTCCTCGATGCCCACCCGCTGACTCGAGACATCCCCGCCTCGACGCTCGCAGTGAACGTCCTCGGGACCTTCTTGTTGGGCCTGCTCACGTTCAACGGCGCGGGTGACGAGACGATGCTGCTGGTAGGGACGGGTGCCTGTGGTGCGTTTACGACGTTCTCCTCATTCTCTGTGCAGACGGTCGAACGGTGGGAGGCTGGTCGGCGAGCGCTTGCTGTGGGCTACGCGCTCGGGACGCTGGCTGCGGCGGGAGGGGCACTCGGAGTGGCGTGGCTATTGGTGGGATGA
- a CDS encoding hypothetical protein (KEGG: hmu:Hmuk_2454 hypothetical protein): MRLRDVIGLSDNQQRLATSAMQYALFGMITVGFYEGSMGIMVNAGVGFAVTYIPAILERDYDIPMDPALVLWITTAVFLHAFGTLGLPNDVLSPYRSIWWWDHLTHTLSASIVAAVAYTAVRALDGHTDAVELPSEFVFLFILLFTIAFGVFWEVIEFVLGVLAAATGSAGVLTQYGLDDTMMDLLFNTLGGVVVGLWGTAYLSDVAGALSEKFDARRRR; this comes from the coding sequence ATGAGGCTCCGGGACGTGATCGGGCTGAGCGACAACCAACAGCGGCTGGCGACCAGCGCGATGCAGTACGCGCTGTTCGGCATGATCACAGTGGGGTTTTACGAGGGGAGTATGGGCATCATGGTCAACGCAGGCGTGGGCTTTGCCGTCACCTACATCCCGGCGATACTGGAGCGGGACTACGATATTCCGATGGACCCCGCGCTGGTGCTCTGGATAACGACGGCGGTCTTCCTCCACGCGTTCGGGACGCTCGGCCTTCCCAACGACGTGCTGAGCCCCTACCGCTCGATCTGGTGGTGGGACCACCTCACCCACACCCTCTCGGCCAGCATCGTCGCGGCCGTGGCCTACACCGCGGTCCGGGCGCTCGACGGCCACACCGACGCCGTGGAGTTACCTTCGGAGTTCGTCTTCCTGTTCATCCTGCTCTTTACCATCGCATTCGGCGTCTTCTGGGAGGTCATCGAGTTCGTGCTTGGCGTGCTCGCGGCGGCGACGGGCTCTGCGGGCGTGCTCACCCAGTACGGACTCGACGACACGATGATGGACCTACTGTTCAACACGCTGGGCGGCGTGGTTGTCGGCCTCTGGGGCACGGCGTACCTCTCGGATGTGGCGGGCGCACTGAGCGAGAAATTCGACGCGCGGCGCAGGAGGTAA
- a CDS encoding protein of unknown function DUF1610 (PFAM: Protein of unknown function DUF1610~KEGG: hla:Hlac_2340 protein of unknown function DUF1610): MESATMRGRTGKVTVKPHALAIQDMSEAETRQERSCVSCGISVTGTNAARFKCPDCGTVIFRCSKCRKQSNLYECPDCGFRGP; the protein is encoded by the coding sequence ATGGAATCGGCGACGATGCGTGGACGGACGGGGAAAGTAACCGTTAAACCTCACGCGCTCGCTATTCAGGACATGAGCGAGGCTGAAACTCGACAGGAGCGTTCCTGCGTTTCCTGTGGCATCTCCGTCACTGGGACCAACGCGGCGCGCTTCAAGTGCCCGGACTGTGGCACCGTCATCTTCCGCTGTAGCAAATGCCGGAAGCAGAGCAACCTCTATGAGTGCCCCGACTGCGGGTTCCGGGGGCCCTAA
- a CDS encoding hypothetical protein (KEGG: hbo:Hbor_11370 hypothetical protein), which translates to MNVSGLRVLEDERRNAVAAWVVLGFLTIALLAELLTGELLWAGFIASVLALALVPATVLRDRRAMLPWELLALAALPVIGRTIVAGRTFGDLTLTGRVTTYLAVAAVALIIAVELDLFTTVRMNDQFAVLFVVVTTTAAAGIWAVSQWLSDIYLGTSFLLGRGPEHVVEEALMWDFVAATIAGVLSGVLFEFYFRRRSGADQRLPESRRGSGGGAE; encoded by the coding sequence ATGAACGTCTCCGGTCTCCGAGTCCTCGAGGACGAACGGCGCAACGCCGTCGCCGCCTGGGTGGTGCTGGGCTTCCTGACGATCGCCCTCCTCGCCGAGCTACTGACCGGGGAACTGCTATGGGCGGGCTTCATCGCCAGCGTCCTCGCGCTCGCACTGGTTCCCGCAACCGTGCTCCGAGACCGCCGAGCGATGCTCCCGTGGGAGCTGCTGGCGTTGGCAGCACTGCCCGTCATCGGGCGAACAATCGTCGCTGGCCGGACATTCGGAGATCTCACACTCACTGGGCGTGTCACCACCTACCTCGCTGTCGCTGCCGTCGCGTTGATTATCGCCGTCGAGCTCGACCTCTTTACCACGGTTCGAATGAACGACCAGTTCGCCGTGTTGTTCGTCGTCGTCACCACCACCGCCGCCGCGGGCATTTGGGCGGTTTCCCAGTGGCTCTCGGATATCTATCTGGGCACGTCGTTTCTGCTGGGCCGTGGGCCGGAGCACGTCGTCGAGGAGGCGCTGATGTGGGACTTCGTCGCAGCCACCATCGCCGGCGTGCTTTCGGGCGTGCTGTTCGAGTTCTACTTTCGTCGGCGCTCGGGGGCGGACCAGCGGCTGCCCGAGTCACGCCGAGGCTCTGGAGGTGGCGCCGAATGA
- a CDS encoding UspA domain-containing protein (PFAM: UspA~KEGG: hla:Hlac_1730 UspA domain protein) has translation MSLVVVPVRYPLSKHSKATLQEAVSIAKERDADLTVLHVALFQDSRTVSRADLKREVESELGRLERARYVVRRGFLVEETIMDEVAAEGADAVVIGSKQAGRWRKMLNKLFEAPDVGKYLESQLDCTVITVSPN, from the coding sequence ATGTCGCTGGTCGTCGTCCCAGTCCGCTATCCGCTCTCGAAGCACTCGAAGGCGACGCTGCAGGAGGCCGTTAGCATCGCAAAAGAGCGTGATGCGGACCTGACGGTGCTCCACGTCGCGCTGTTCCAAGACAGCCGAACCGTGAGCCGCGCGGACCTCAAACGCGAGGTAGAGTCAGAACTGGGCCGGCTCGAACGCGCCCGCTACGTTGTTCGCAGAGGGTTCCTCGTCGAGGAGACCATCATGGACGAGGTGGCTGCTGAGGGCGCCGATGCGGTCGTCATCGGCTCGAAACAGGCCGGGCGCTGGCGGAAGATGCTCAACAAACTGTTCGAGGCCCCGGACGTGGGCAAGTATCTCGAGTCGCAACTCGACTGTACAGTCATCACGGTCTCGCCGAACTGA
- a CDS encoding Protein of unknown function DUF457, transmembrane (PFAM: Protein of unknown function DUF457, transmembrane~KEGG: hje:HacjB3_05770 hypothetical protein), which yields MLTRHELQTMFVGHALLAFALVGGAAGLLRDRKTGLQLGLVAAAFAAVPDVDMSYALVGLVGVDGGALAVTGAFWEASTLVHRAVTHSVLVAPFVAALAALWVRSRRREEISPLALGTLLTLGLVTAATVASGLLGGAVMAVFLIAAVVAAEVVVRSSALSPGVTLGAAFVGLASHPFGDLVTGHPPALLYPLDIVVFTERVALSADPTLHLLGAFAVELAAIWAGVLVLCWLLERPVLAMLNLRPVAGAGYAAAALVIPAPTLDLSYPFVFSVLAVGTVGVVPRLGLPREIELPAAADAAVTGLAAVTVAAAAYTVAYLVML from the coding sequence ATGCTCACGCGCCACGAACTCCAGACAATGTTCGTGGGTCATGCGCTGCTGGCGTTCGCCCTCGTTGGAGGAGCCGCAGGGCTTCTCCGCGACCGCAAGACCGGCCTCCAGCTGGGGCTCGTCGCCGCCGCCTTCGCTGCGGTACCCGACGTGGACATGAGCTACGCGCTCGTGGGCCTCGTCGGGGTCGACGGCGGCGCGCTCGCCGTCACGGGCGCGTTCTGGGAAGCCAGTACACTTGTCCACCGCGCGGTGACCCACTCCGTCCTCGTCGCCCCTTTCGTCGCCGCGTTGGCGGCGCTGTGGGTCCGAAGTCGGCGCCGAGAGGAGATTTCCCCACTCGCACTCGGGACGCTGCTCACGCTCGGCCTCGTCACAGCAGCGACTGTCGCGAGCGGCCTGCTGGGCGGCGCCGTGATGGCGGTGTTCCTCATCGCCGCGGTTGTCGCCGCGGAAGTCGTCGTGCGGTCGTCCGCCCTCTCCCCGGGAGTGACGTTGGGTGCCGCGTTCGTCGGGCTTGCTTCCCACCCCTTTGGCGACCTCGTGACGGGCCACCCGCCGGCGTTGCTCTATCCGCTCGACATCGTCGTCTTCACCGAACGGGTGGCGCTGAGCGCCGACCCGACACTCCACCTGCTCGGCGCGTTCGCGGTCGAACTGGCAGCTATCTGGGCGGGCGTGCTCGTGCTCTGCTGGCTGCTCGAGCGGCCCGTGCTGGCGATGCTGAACCTCCGGCCGGTCGCCGGCGCGGGCTACGCGGCCGCGGCGCTGGTCATCCCCGCGCCGACGCTCGATCTCTCCTACCCGTTCGTCTTCTCAGTGCTCGCGGTGGGGACGGTGGGCGTCGTCCCGCGGCTGGGGCTCCCCCGGGAAATCGAACTCCCTGCCGCCGCGGACGCTGCGGTGACGGGGCTGGCCGCGGTCACTGTCGCCGCCGCCGCCTACACCGTCGCGTATCTGGTTATGCTGTGA